The following proteins are co-located in the Spea bombifrons isolate aSpeBom1 chromosome 3, aSpeBom1.2.pri, whole genome shotgun sequence genome:
- the VGLL2 gene encoding transcription cofactor vestigial-like protein 2 isoform X2, producing the protein MYAKKLAFYSKMQEAPESASSSSSVSSVSSGSSFSSHVVPPNIKEEDCSPDKERPPEAEYINSRCVLFTYFQGDISSVVDEHFSRALSQSSSYSPSGSNGKSSRSSNSWRDSSYPMNQRSFPPSFWNSSYQPPAVTASSSLSSSLASPLSGPHAEIPFGADPYSTASLHSHLHQAPPEPWHHAHHHHHHHHPYSIGGAINSQASSYPRASMHEVYSTHFDPRYSSLLVPASVRPHRISPAGTTPAAAQCDLGKGEPATSAWTAPGPFPGPTGEMGQSLGLNVDAARRYSFCGGALLS; encoded by the exons aaaCTCGCCTTTTACTCCAAGATGCAAGAAGCTCCAGAGAGCgctagcagcagcagcagtgtgAGCAGCGTGAGCAGCGGCAGCTCCTTCTCCAGCCATGTAGTGCCCCCCAATATCAAAGAAGAAGACTGCAGCCCCGACAAGGAGAGACCCCCCGAGGCAGAGTACATCAACTCCAGATGTGTCCTCTTCACCTACTTCCAGGGGGACATCAGCTCGGTGGTAGATGAGCACTTCAGCCGGGCACTCAGTCAGTCCAGCAGCTACTCGCCCAGTGGCTCCAATGGCAAGAGCTCCCGCAGCTCCAACTCCTGGAGGG ACTCATCTTATCCGATGAACCAGAGAAGCTTTCCCCCTTCTTTTTGGAACAGCAGCTATCAGCCACCTGCAGTCACGGCCTCCTCATCATTGAGCAGCAGCCTAGCCAGTCCTCTCAGTGGACCCCATGCAGAAATCCCATTTGGGGCAGATCCCTATTCCACAGCTTCGTTACACAGCCACTTACACCAAGCTCCCCCAGAGCCATGGCACCATGCACaccatcatcaccaccaccaccatccaTACTCAATTGGAGGAGCAATAAACAGCCAGGCATCAAGTTACCCAAGAGCCAGCATGCATGAGGTTTATAGCACGCACTTTGATCCCCGTTACAGCTCGCTGCTTGTCCCAGCCTCAGTCCGTCCTCACCGGATCTCTCCAGCGGGAACAACACCAGCTGCAGCCCAGTGTGATCTTGGCAAGGGAGAACCAGCCACTTCTGCATGGACAGCGCCGGGTCCTTTCCCAGGGCCAACTGGAGAAATGGGACAGAGCCTTGGTCTCAATGTTGATGCAG CTCGGCGTTACTCCTTCTGTGGTGGAGCCCTCCTGAGCTGA
- the VGLL2 gene encoding transcription cofactor vestigial-like protein 2 isoform X1, with amino-acid sequence MSCLDVMYQVYGPPQPYFATAYSPYHQKLAFYSKMQEAPESASSSSSVSSVSSGSSFSSHVVPPNIKEEDCSPDKERPPEAEYINSRCVLFTYFQGDISSVVDEHFSRALSQSSSYSPSGSNGKSSRSSNSWRDSSYPMNQRSFPPSFWNSSYQPPAVTASSSLSSSLASPLSGPHAEIPFGADPYSTASLHSHLHQAPPEPWHHAHHHHHHHHPYSIGGAINSQASSYPRASMHEVYSTHFDPRYSSLLVPASVRPHRISPAGTTPAAAQCDLGKGEPATSAWTAPGPFPGPTGEMGQSLGLNVDAARRYSFCGGALLS; translated from the exons aaaCTCGCCTTTTACTCCAAGATGCAAGAAGCTCCAGAGAGCgctagcagcagcagcagtgtgAGCAGCGTGAGCAGCGGCAGCTCCTTCTCCAGCCATGTAGTGCCCCCCAATATCAAAGAAGAAGACTGCAGCCCCGACAAGGAGAGACCCCCCGAGGCAGAGTACATCAACTCCAGATGTGTCCTCTTCACCTACTTCCAGGGGGACATCAGCTCGGTGGTAGATGAGCACTTCAGCCGGGCACTCAGTCAGTCCAGCAGCTACTCGCCCAGTGGCTCCAATGGCAAGAGCTCCCGCAGCTCCAACTCCTGGAGGG ACTCATCTTATCCGATGAACCAGAGAAGCTTTCCCCCTTCTTTTTGGAACAGCAGCTATCAGCCACCTGCAGTCACGGCCTCCTCATCATTGAGCAGCAGCCTAGCCAGTCCTCTCAGTGGACCCCATGCAGAAATCCCATTTGGGGCAGATCCCTATTCCACAGCTTCGTTACACAGCCACTTACACCAAGCTCCCCCAGAGCCATGGCACCATGCACaccatcatcaccaccaccaccatccaTACTCAATTGGAGGAGCAATAAACAGCCAGGCATCAAGTTACCCAAGAGCCAGCATGCATGAGGTTTATAGCACGCACTTTGATCCCCGTTACAGCTCGCTGCTTGTCCCAGCCTCAGTCCGTCCTCACCGGATCTCTCCAGCGGGAACAACACCAGCTGCAGCCCAGTGTGATCTTGGCAAGGGAGAACCAGCCACTTCTGCATGGACAGCGCCGGGTCCTTTCCCAGGGCCAACTGGAGAAATGGGACAGAGCCTTGGTCTCAATGTTGATGCAG CTCGGCGTTACTCCTTCTGTGGTGGAGCCCTCCTGAGCTGA
- the VGLL2 gene encoding transcription cofactor vestigial-like protein 2 isoform X3: MQEAPESASSSSSVSSVSSGSSFSSHVVPPNIKEEDCSPDKERPPEAEYINSRCVLFTYFQGDISSVVDEHFSRALSQSSSYSPSGSNGKSSRSSNSWRDSSYPMNQRSFPPSFWNSSYQPPAVTASSSLSSSLASPLSGPHAEIPFGADPYSTASLHSHLHQAPPEPWHHAHHHHHHHHPYSIGGAINSQASSYPRASMHEVYSTHFDPRYSSLLVPASVRPHRISPAGTTPAAAQCDLGKGEPATSAWTAPGPFPGPTGEMGQSLGLNVDAARRYSFCGGALLS; the protein is encoded by the exons ATGCAAGAAGCTCCAGAGAGCgctagcagcagcagcagtgtgAGCAGCGTGAGCAGCGGCAGCTCCTTCTCCAGCCATGTAGTGCCCCCCAATATCAAAGAAGAAGACTGCAGCCCCGACAAGGAGAGACCCCCCGAGGCAGAGTACATCAACTCCAGATGTGTCCTCTTCACCTACTTCCAGGGGGACATCAGCTCGGTGGTAGATGAGCACTTCAGCCGGGCACTCAGTCAGTCCAGCAGCTACTCGCCCAGTGGCTCCAATGGCAAGAGCTCCCGCAGCTCCAACTCCTGGAGGG ACTCATCTTATCCGATGAACCAGAGAAGCTTTCCCCCTTCTTTTTGGAACAGCAGCTATCAGCCACCTGCAGTCACGGCCTCCTCATCATTGAGCAGCAGCCTAGCCAGTCCTCTCAGTGGACCCCATGCAGAAATCCCATTTGGGGCAGATCCCTATTCCACAGCTTCGTTACACAGCCACTTACACCAAGCTCCCCCAGAGCCATGGCACCATGCACaccatcatcaccaccaccaccatccaTACTCAATTGGAGGAGCAATAAACAGCCAGGCATCAAGTTACCCAAGAGCCAGCATGCATGAGGTTTATAGCACGCACTTTGATCCCCGTTACAGCTCGCTGCTTGTCCCAGCCTCAGTCCGTCCTCACCGGATCTCTCCAGCGGGAACAACACCAGCTGCAGCCCAGTGTGATCTTGGCAAGGGAGAACCAGCCACTTCTGCATGGACAGCGCCGGGTCCTTTCCCAGGGCCAACTGGAGAAATGGGACAGAGCCTTGGTCTCAATGTTGATGCAG CTCGGCGTTACTCCTTCTGTGGTGGAGCCCTCCTGAGCTGA